In one window of Gossypium hirsutum isolate 1008001.06 chromosome A01, Gossypium_hirsutum_v2.1, whole genome shotgun sequence DNA:
- the LOC107920401 gene encoding serine/threonine-protein kinase STY46, producing MLFRCLGNKTFFFLNLRFRYKLNVNEKQKDHHIHAFPFLALPFWFLPYIFNFPFHCVCIFFFLLSMVMDDNESCVSKANDFSPLQSRQQRQKLEVYNEVLRRLRDSDIEEANRPGFDDELWAHFNRLPSRYALDVNVERAEDVLMHQRLLHLAHDPANRPAMEVRLVQVQSISDGSLVDPALSNPSCGDSAQSDPKHVIRRSIHPPPAFGSSPNLEALALEADKSEDQDGDSSVHANSHFSRPMHEITFSTEDKPKLLCQLTALLAEIGLNIQEAHAFSTVDGYSLDVFVVDGWPYEETEQLKVVLEKEVLKFEKQSWLKQHSFSPKRDNEKMGTNAYQNFVAIPNDGTDVWEIDPRHLKFENKVASGSYGDLYKGTYCSQEVAIKVLKPERLNTDLQKEFAQEVFIMRKARHKNVVQFLGACTQPPNLCIITEFMSGGSVYDYLHKQKGVFRLPSLLKVAIDVSKGMNYLHQNNIIHRDLKAANLLMDENEVVKVADFGVARVKSQSGVMTAETGTYRWMAPEVIEHKPYDHKADVFSFGIVLWELLTGKLPYEYLTPLQAAVGVVQKNLRPTIPKHTNPKLAELLESCWQQDPALRPDFSEIIEILQQIAKEVGDDGEDRRKEKSSGGFLSALRRGHH from the exons ATGTTGTTTAGGTGCTTGGgaaataaaactttttttttcttaaatctgCGTTTTCGATATAAACTCAACGTAAACGAAAAGCAAAAGGATCATCACATTCACGCCTTTCCTTTCCTTGCCTTACCTTTTTGGTTTTTGCCTTATATCTTTAATTTCCCCTTTCATTGcgtttgtattttcttttttcttctttcaatggTGATGGACGATAACGAGAGCTGCGTGAGCAAAGCGAACGATTTTTCGCCGTTGCAGAGCCGGCAACAGCGGCAAAAGCTCGAGGTCTACAATGAGGTGCTCCGGCGGCTACGTGATTCCGACATTGAAGAGGCTAATCGGCCTGGCTTTGATGACGAACTTTGGGCTCACTTCAATCGTCTACCTAGTCG CTATGCGTTAGATGTGAATGTGGAAAGGGCAGAAGATGTTCTTATGCACCAGAGATTACTGCATTTGGCTCATGATCCTGCCAACAGACCGGCAATGGAAGTTCGTCTCGTGCAG GTCCAATCTATTTCTGATGGGAGTTTAGTTGATCCTGCTCTTTCAAATCCCTCGTGTGGGGATTCTGCTCAAAGTGATCCAAAGCACGTTATAAGACGGAG CATACATCCGCCTCCTGCCTTTGGCTCATCCCCTAATCTTGAAGCACTTGCTCTTGAAGCAGATAAATCTGAAGATCAAGATGGAGATAGCTCTGTACATGCCAATTCACATTTTTCCCG GCCCATGCATGAAATTACATTTTCAACAGAAGACAAACCGAAACTTCTCTGTCAG TTGACTGCATTGCTTGCTGAGATTGGGCTAAACATCCAGGAAGCACATGCATTTTCCACTGTTGATGGTTACTCCTTAGATGTTTTTGTAGTTGATGGTTGGCCTTATGAG GAAACAGAGCAGCTTAAAGTTGTTTTGGAAAAGGAAGTCTTAAAATTTGAG AAGCAATCTTGGCTGAAGCAACATTCCTTTTCTCCTAAGAGGGACAATGAGAAAATGGGGACCAATGCTTATCAGAATTTTGTGGCAATTCCTAATGATGGGACCGATGTTTGGGAAATTGATCCTAGACACTTGAAGTTTGAAAACAAAGTTGCATCTGGGTCATATGGGGATCT GTATAAAGGTACTTACTGTAGTCAGGAAGTGGCTATTAAGGTCCTCAAGCCAGAGCGTTTAAATACTGATTTGCAGAAAGAGTTTGCCCAGGAAGTTTTTATCATGAG GAAAGCTCGGCATAAGAATGTTGTACAATTTCTTGGTGCATGTACCCAGCCTCCTAACTTGTGTATTATTACAG AATTTATGTCTGGCGGAAGTGTATACGACTACCTTCACAAACAGAAGGGTGTTTTCAGGCTTCCATCGTTGCTTAAAGTTGCAATAGATGTTTCTAAAGGAATGAACTACTTGCACCAAAATAATATAATCCATAGGGATCTGAAGGCTGCTAATCTTCTAATGGATGAAAATGAA GTGGTTAAGGTTGCTGATTTTGGGGTTGCTAGAGTGAAATCTCAATCTGGAGTTATGACAGCTGAAACTGGAACGTACAGATGGATGGCTCCTGAG GTTATTGAACACAAGCCATATGATCACAAGGCTGATGTTTTTAGTTTTGGAATCGTATTATGGGAGTTGTTAACCGGAAAG CTTCCATACGAGTACTTAACCCCATTACAAGCTGCTGTGGGAGTGGTTCAAAAG AATCTACGTCCTACAATTCCGAAGCACACTAACCCCAAGCTGGCTGAACTGCTTGAGAGTTGCTGGCAACAAGATCCTGCACTAAGACCTGATTTTTCTGAAATTATAGAGATTTTACAGCAAATTGCCAAGGAG GTAGGAGATGACGGTGAAGATCGACGTAAGGAGAAATCTTCAGGAGGATTTTTGTCGGCCCTTAGGAGAGGCCACCATTAA